In Callospermophilus lateralis isolate mCalLat2 chromosome 15, mCalLat2.hap1, whole genome shotgun sequence, the genomic stretch GTCTAGATTCAAAGCTTATGGACTCTTTGTCCTccttatactctttttttttttttaaaaaaaaacatttttagttgtagttggacacaatacctttatttagtttttatgtggtgctgaggatcgaacccagtaccccacacatgctaggcaagcgctctactgctgagccacaaccctggcccctgtCCTCCTTATACTCTTAATCTGGCTTTTAACTAGTCAAAAACAGAGGCgtagcttattttattttatcatcttAGCATGACATCAAGAAGATTGAAGTTGGTTTATAtaagtttataaaatatcaaaaacaggactggggatatagttcagttagtagagtgcttgccttgccttgagtttaatcctcaacacggaaaaataaaagaaaaagaaaaatagtaaaaaCAGATGAGAAattagaaaggaaataaaatcaagctAGGAGCAAGTTTAATATATAAGGATGTATGTTAcagggattttgtttgtttgcctttttttatttcttagttttgtttCTCTATACTGCAGGTTTATAGGAACATAAAGCAGGGTCTCTAAACATTGCTTCATTAGGAAGAAGTAAATGATGCCTTTGGGAAGACCTATTAAATCCTAAGGGCTCAAGGGGTTGGACATGAAAGGTAATCATTATTAAGCATCTACATTAAACAAAATATAGTGAAATGTACTTATCACAAATGCTTGTAGAATAAACTTAGAAATAACAGGTATCACTGCCTATACAGAGTAAACATTAGGCAATCTATAAGAAAGAGGTGGATGTTCGCTAAATACTAAATTGAGCAAAGTTCTGTGAAAATTTTACTGACCATGAATATTCAGGCattgacagtgtacaaaatagcaTATCAAAAAGCACACTCGTTTCCCTAAATATGGTTTCTTACACAGAATGCCTTAAAAATTTCAGCATTCAAATTGGAATCTAttctttattttatccattttctTCCAGGTTAACATTTAGAGAGACACCTTTCTGAAACCAGTAAGTAGATGGTGATTGGTTTACCAAGAACAATATAGTATTATCTTTGAAGGGAAAACTACAATTATGGAAACATGATACAATTTTTTTGAGTTTGTATCACCATGTGACTTAATACTCATTCTTTTCCCAACTGACATGTATACTGAGGTTCAGGTGGAGAAACCAAGTTATTGATTAAATTTATGATTTTTGTGTAAAAACTTGAGAGCAATAACCTACTAAAATCAGCATCTGATTTGAGTCTGTAACCACATGGGAAGTGAGGATGGATGTGGAGTGGTGGTAAATATCATGTTTGCTTCACACAGCAGATGAGTTCACACTTAATAACGAGGTAAATCTTATGGGCCATGACTCAATGACCCAAATTATCATGATTGCTGTCTCTCTGCTTTGGGGATCAACAAGTGCAGAATTTTTGGGGTGCTGTGTTCGCTCTGCTAGTTCGGGTCAAAATAATAGAAAAGATTCAGGACTGAAATTTCTTAAGAACTAAGCCCCTTTCTAAGCCCTCTGTTCTATCCGACTTATTTTCGGACTCTAAAGGGAGAAAAACTTTGGTCTCCAAGAAGCAACCTGCAGCAAGGACCAGATATTTGCATAATCAAGTGTATTTTATACGTCTGCTTTAGAGTTGAAAAACACAGTAGAATGGGGTGAGGATGGTGAGACAGAGTCACCTATTAAAAGATGGCAGCATTGGAGACTAACGCTTGGTTTGGGCTTCTTTCGCATCACAGAAAACCAAAGAGCCGGGAAGCCTTTGAAGACGGTCTCGGAGCCACAGACTAAGAGGAAGCTCGTCCACGCCCCGGGTCAGCCCACGCCGGCTCCACATAAGCCTCAGGTGCCCCAGTCTTCCCAGGGCAGCTCCACCTGCGCCACAGGTCGGCATCTCTCCGGGACCGAACCGCTCAGTACCAGTCGCCACAGCCAGAGTTACTGCAGCGCAACCAGAGCTGCCCAGGCCGGAAGAGCCCTCCGGGCCCGCCCCCGCCCGCCCGCCGGAGCCGGAAATCGGGGGTCAGCTGCGGGTGTTTTGCCTTCCGCGGGCCGCTTGGCACGATGCTTTGTGGTCCCTGCCGCCTCCTCAGGGCCTCCGTAGCGCCCACCGCGGCCCTGGCTGCGGCGCTGCTTTCGTCGCTCGCGCGCTGCTCTCTACAGGAGCCGAAGGACCAGGTGGCTTCGGCGCTCAGCCCCTACTTCGGGACCAAGACTCGCTACGAAGATGTCAACCCCGGACTACTGTCGGACCCCGAGGCGCCGCAGCGAGACCCAGAGCTGCTGGAGGGGAGCTGCACCCCGGTGCAGCTGGTGGCCCTCATCCGCCATGGCACCCGCTACCCCACGGCCAAGCAGATCCGCAAGCTGAGGCAGCTGCACGGGCTGCTGCAGGCCCGCGGGCCCGGGGATGATAGGCCAGGCAATGCCAGCGATCGCGGCCTGGGCGCCGCGCTGGCTGACTGGCCGCTGTGGTACGCGGACTGGATGGATGGGCAGCTGGTGGAGAAGGGGCGGCAGGACATGCGACAGCTGGCGCTGCGTCTGGCCTCCCTCTTCCCAGCTCTCTTCAGCCGGGAGAACTACAGCCGCCTGCGACTGATCACCAGCTCCAAGCACCGCTGCGTGGACAGCGGCGCCGCCTTCTTGCGGGGGCTGTGGGAGCACTACCATCCTGGGTTGTCACCGCCCGACGTCTCAGGTGACCGCGCGCCGCGGGGCAGATGCTCTGCCGCGTTCCCGAATCTTCCCTACCCCCAGTCTCGTCTCACTTTGCTCTGTATCCTGACTTCTACCCTTCGGGCTGTGCTTTCTCTGGGTACAGGATGTTGTGAACTTGATTATCTCTCCTTTCCATGtgtacattcatttatttactcactcATCAGATATGAATTTTAGCACCTTTTACGTGCCGAACGCTGTAGTAGACTCTGGGATCCAGAGCAGGAAAGGAGATGATCTTTCCCAAAATTTTTGGTCTCCCTTTTCCAAATTGAATTAACCACTTTTGAGTGCCAGCCTGTCCTTTCTTACCTCCCTGGCAGTTagttttatgttgaaaacactcttTAAAAATGATATTTAGAACCTTCTTCCTCAGGCATTGCTTGTAATACAAGTTGGGGTTTTTACTTATCACCTTTTTCAGGTGTCTGGTCTAGACTTAACACCTGATTTAGGAAGCTGTTAACAAGCCTTATTTATGCCCTGCTTTTTCCTTCTGTTCGGTTCTTGTATTTACTGTTATAGAGTTCCCTTATTGTAGTTGAGGTTCATTGTCAAAAGCAATACCTTACCTACCAATTGATTTCATACTTTTTCAAAATTTGAGAGATGAAATAGTGGTATCTTTTTATTTATCAGGCAAAGAAGTTGAGCCCAAGATTGCCCTCTAATTTGAGGACTAGTCAGGCCTGGAGTCCAGGTCTTCTGTTTTTCCAGAATGATACTTTTCCCATCAAAATGTTTTTATAGTCAATTATATTGTAGCAAACACCCAATGCCTCATATATACCACACATGTCTCACATTTGTTTTACTTAATCTCACAACTCTTCTCTGAAGCTGATAGTACCCCCcacattgaacccaagggtacttaactgctgagccacatccccagctcttttttttttagtttgagacaaggtcttgctgagctgttgaggctaactttgaatttAAAATCCTTTTGCTTTCCCAGTTGCAGCAGCGATTGCAGGCATGGGCACCTGCACCTGGCTCATAACTTGCTTTTTTAAGCATTACACTATACAGCTTCCTTTTGTCTTATAATATCTAATGAGAATAAAAACATAATATTTTTGTGACAGAGAGATGAACAATTGTTAATAACTACTTCTAGGTTTTAAGGTAAGAATTGAAGTGAGGAACTTCATTTAGCTTTACAgcccaaatttaaaaaacaaaacaaaactggttTATCATTTCTTCCATAGCAGTTCAGCAG encodes the following:
- the Minpp1 gene encoding multiple inositol polyphosphate phosphatase 1 isoform X2, with amino-acid sequence MLCGPCRLLRASVAPTAALAAALLSSLARCSLQEPKDQVASALSPYFGTKTRYEDVNPGLLSDPEAPQRDPELLEGSCTPVQLVALIRHGTRYPTAKQIRKLRQLHGLLQARGPGDDRPGNASDRGLGAALADWPLWYADWMDGQLVEKGRQDMRQLALRLASLFPALFSRENYSRLRLITSSKHRCVDSGAAFLRGLWEHYHPGLSPPDVSDMECGPPSINDKLMRFFDHCKKFLTEVERNATALYHVEAFKTGPEMQSILKKVAAVLQVPVNNLNAGLSQFLLQSSFSLVMPRPFFHYFLSWATSKTRSP